In Pseudomonas sp. DNDY-54, a genomic segment contains:
- a CDS encoding SurA N-terminal domain-containing protein encodes MLQNIRDNSQGWIAKTIIGIIVMLLALTGFDAIFNAASNSRNAAEVNGEEISLDELNQAMNMQRRQLAQQLGGDFDPSLLDDKLVRESSLRALIDRALLLQGAQNAEFAFSESALDQLILQTPEFTVDGAFNAARFDQVIQQMGYTRLQFRELLKQEMLIGQLRAGISGSGFVTDEQIEAFARLEQQTRDFATITLPADAAAVEVSDDEARKYYEENTGRFRSPEQVVLEYVELTKDSFFDQVEASDEEVEQLYQQRIANLAEQRRAAHILVEADGSGDADAKAKIEGIAKRLTEGEDFAALAKEMSEDPGSASEGGDLGFAGPGVYDPAFEEALYELKKGQVSAPVRSDFGWHLIKLLGVQSPEVPTLESMKPELIRELKAEQVEQRFVEASKQLEDTAFESSDLVQPAQELGLSVQTTEAFGREGGADGIAANRQVIQAAFSDEVLIDGANSSVIELDPDTVVAVRVKEHLQPEVLPFDEVKDDIIAQLKRSKATEQAQEAGEQLIASLREAGGETDREWQAVEAAARNQEGVEPAVLQQVFRMAKPQASEAPTYGSVTLPGGDFVIVRLTGVSEPKADLSEEDKQNYRRFLASRSGQQDFAAYRQMLQADAEIETF; translated from the coding sequence ATGCTTCAGAACATCAGGGACAATTCACAAGGCTGGATTGCCAAAACCATTATCGGCATCATCGTGATGCTGCTGGCGCTGACTGGCTTCGATGCCATTTTCAATGCCGCCAGCAACAGCCGAAACGCCGCAGAGGTCAACGGTGAGGAAATCTCACTGGATGAACTCAATCAGGCGATGAACATGCAGCGTCGTCAGTTGGCGCAGCAGCTGGGTGGCGATTTTGATCCTTCGCTGCTGGATGACAAACTGGTACGTGAATCTTCACTGCGTGCGCTTATCGATCGAGCGTTGTTGTTGCAAGGGGCGCAAAACGCGGAGTTCGCTTTCTCTGAAAGCGCACTCGATCAGCTAATTTTGCAGACGCCGGAGTTCACTGTCGACGGTGCCTTCAACGCCGCGCGGTTTGATCAAGTTATTCAGCAGATGGGCTACACGCGTCTTCAATTCCGCGAGCTGCTCAAGCAAGAGATGCTGATTGGCCAGCTGCGAGCCGGTATATCCGGATCCGGTTTCGTCACGGATGAGCAGATTGAAGCCTTTGCTCGTCTGGAACAGCAAACGCGCGATTTCGCCACCATAACCCTGCCAGCCGATGCCGCTGCGGTTGAGGTTAGCGATGACGAGGCGCGTAAATACTATGAAGAGAACACTGGTCGCTTTCGGTCGCCGGAGCAGGTTGTTCTTGAATACGTCGAGCTGACCAAGGACTCGTTCTTCGATCAGGTTGAGGCGTCGGACGAGGAGGTGGAGCAGCTCTATCAACAGCGGATCGCTAATCTCGCGGAGCAGCGGCGCGCGGCGCATATCCTAGTGGAAGCGGATGGCTCCGGTGATGCCGATGCCAAGGCGAAGATTGAAGGCATCGCTAAGCGATTGACTGAAGGCGAGGACTTTGCAGCCTTAGCCAAGGAAATGTCTGAGGATCCGGGTTCGGCTAGTGAAGGCGGCGATCTTGGCTTTGCAGGTCCTGGTGTGTATGACCCGGCTTTTGAAGAGGCCCTATACGAGTTGAAGAAGGGCCAGGTATCAGCGCCTGTACGCTCCGATTTTGGCTGGCACCTTATCAAGTTGCTTGGCGTGCAGTCACCGGAAGTTCCGACATTGGAGAGCATGAAGCCAGAGCTGATCCGGGAGTTGAAAGCTGAGCAGGTCGAACAGCGCTTTGTCGAGGCAAGTAAACAATTGGAGGACACCGCATTCGAGTCGTCCGATCTTGTCCAACCAGCCCAAGAGTTAGGGCTTTCCGTTCAAACAACTGAAGCGTTTGGGCGCGAGGGTGGCGCGGACGGCATCGCAGCAAACAGGCAAGTTATCCAGGCGGCATTCAGCGACGAGGTGCTAATTGACGGCGCCAACAGTAGCGTGATCGAGCTCGACCCAGACACTGTGGTTGCGGTGCGTGTAAAAGAACATCTGCAACCGGAAGTGCTTCCTTTCGATGAGGTGAAAGATGACATCATTGCTCAGCTGAAGCGCAGTAAGGCAACAGAGCAGGCGCAAGAGGCTGGTGAGCAGTTGATCGCTTCGCTGCGTGAGGCTGGCGGTGAAACCGACCGGGAGTGGCAGGCAGTCGAAGCGGCTGCACGAAATCAAGAGGGCGTGGAGCCCGCTGTGCTTCAGCAGGTGTTCCGGATGGCGAAACCTCAGGCGAGTGAAGCGCCGACTTACGGAAGCGTGACTCTTCCTGGTGGTGATTTCGTTATTGTTCGTCTTACCGGCGTCAGCGAACCGAAAGCTGACCTGTCGGAGGAAGATAAGCAGAACTACCGGCGCTTCCTCGCTTCGCGCAGCGGGCAGCAGGATTTCGCGGCGTACCGTCAGATGCTGCAGGCTGACGCTGAGATCGAGACGTTCTGA
- a CDS encoding ABC transporter permease: protein MTLSPLNQRRFALFKAHKRGWWSLWIFLTLFILSLGAELIANDKPIVVRFDGGWYFPVLKRYPETVFGGEFPLQANYKGPYIQELIEKKDGWMIWPPIPFHHSSINYDLQVPAPAPPSWDNWLGTDDQGRDVFARIIYGFRISVLFALTLTLISSVIGVIAGALQGFYGGWVDLVGQRVLEIWSGLPVLYLLIILASFVQPNFWWLLGIMLLFSWMSLVDVVRAEFLRGRNLEYVRAARALGMRNGAIMFRHILPNAMVSTMTFMPFILTGAIGTLTALDFLGFGLPPGAPSLGELVAQGKANLQAPWLGISAFMVLAVMLTLLVFIGEAARDAFDPRK, encoded by the coding sequence ATGACGCTGTCACCGCTGAATCAGCGTCGCTTCGCCCTGTTCAAAGCTCATAAGCGCGGCTGGTGGTCACTTTGGATATTCCTGACGCTGTTCATTCTGAGCCTAGGCGCCGAGCTGATTGCCAACGACAAGCCGATCGTTGTTCGTTTCGATGGCGGCTGGTACTTCCCAGTATTGAAGCGGTACCCTGAAACGGTGTTCGGCGGTGAGTTTCCACTGCAAGCCAATTACAAGGGGCCCTACATCCAGGAGCTGATCGAAAAGAAAGACGGCTGGATGATCTGGCCGCCGATTCCGTTTCATCATTCCAGCATCAATTACGATCTTCAGGTTCCGGCTCCCGCCCCCCCCTCTTGGGACAACTGGCTTGGCACCGATGATCAGGGTCGCGACGTATTTGCCCGCATCATCTACGGCTTTCGTATTTCGGTTTTGTTTGCGCTGACCTTGACGCTCATCAGCTCGGTCATCGGTGTCATCGCCGGTGCGTTGCAAGGATTCTATGGAGGCTGGGTCGACCTCGTAGGGCAGCGTGTGCTGGAGATCTGGTCAGGCCTACCGGTGCTCTACCTTCTCATCATTCTTGCCAGCTTCGTGCAGCCGAACTTCTGGTGGCTCCTCGGCATCATGCTGCTGTTCTCCTGGATGAGCCTGGTCGATGTGGTCCGCGCCGAATTCCTCCGAGGACGCAACCTAGAGTACGTCCGAGCAGCTCGGGCGCTGGGCATGCGTAACGGTGCCATTATGTTCCGCCACATCCTGCCCAACGCCATGGTATCGACCATGACCTTCATGCCATTCATCCTGACAGGCGCAATCGGCACGCTGACTGCGTTGGACTTCCTTGGCTTCGGCTTGCCTCCGGGCGCTCCGTCGCTGGGTGAGCTGGTAGCGCAAGGTAAGGCCAACCTTCAGGCGCCATGGCTGGGTATCAGCGCATTCATGGTCCTCGCCGTCATGCTGACTCTGCTGGTGTTCATCGGTGAGGCTGCCCGCGACGCCTTCGACCCAAGGAAATAG
- the fabI gene encoding enoyl-ACP reductase FabI, whose product MGFLTGKRVLIVGVASKLSIASGIAAAMHREGAELAFTYQNEKLKGRVEEFAAGWGSGPELCFPCDVASDDEIVKVFEELGKKWDGLDGIVHSVGFAPGDQLDGDFTDVTTREGFRIAHDISAFSLVALAKAGRPMMKGRNGSILTLTYLGAERTMPNYNVMGMAKASLEAGVRYLAGSLGPEGTRVNAVSAGPIRTLAASGIKSFRKMLAANEKQTPLRRNVTIEEVGNAGAFLCSDLASGISGEILYVDGGFNTTAMGAIED is encoded by the coding sequence ATGGGTTTTCTAACCGGTAAGCGCGTACTGATCGTCGGCGTTGCCAGCAAACTGTCTATTGCATCAGGCATCGCCGCGGCCATGCACCGCGAGGGCGCTGAACTGGCATTCACCTATCAGAACGAAAAACTCAAGGGTCGTGTCGAAGAGTTCGCCGCCGGCTGGGGCTCGGGCCCGGAGCTGTGCTTCCCGTGTGATGTTGCAAGCGATGACGAAATCGTCAAAGTGTTCGAAGAGCTGGGCAAAAAGTGGGACGGATTGGACGGTATTGTCCACTCGGTAGGCTTCGCTCCGGGCGATCAGCTTGACGGAGACTTTACCGACGTCACCACCCGCGAAGGTTTCCGAATCGCACATGACATCAGCGCGTTCAGCTTGGTTGCGCTCGCCAAAGCCGGGCGCCCGATGATGAAGGGCCGCAATGGCAGCATCCTCACGCTTACCTATCTGGGCGCCGAGCGCACCATGCCCAACTACAATGTGATGGGCATGGCCAAAGCGAGTCTTGAGGCAGGCGTTCGTTACCTCGCCGGCAGCCTAGGCCCAGAGGGCACTCGAGTCAACGCCGTCTCGGCGGGCCCCATCCGCACGCTCGCAGCGTCCGGCATCAAGAGCTTCCGCAAGATGTTGGCGGCCAACGAGAAGCAGACTCCACTGCGCCGCAACGTCACGATCGAAGAAGTTGGCAACGCCGGTGCGTTCCTTTGCTCCGACCTCGCTTCTGGCATCAGTGGCGAGATCCTCTATGTCGACGGCGGATTCAACACCACTGCGATGGGCGCTATCGAAGACTGA
- a CDS encoding ABC transporter ATP-binding protein — protein sequence MAENLIEVRDLAVEFVTGSQHQRVVEAVSFDIRKGETLALVGESGSGKSVTAHSILRLLPYPLAQHPAGTIHYAGEDLLKATEKRMRGIRGNRIAMVFQEPMTSLNPLHTIGKQINEVLEIHKGLNGKAATARTLELLELVGIPEPAKRIRAYPHELSGGQRQRVVIAMALANEPELLIADEPTTALDVTVQLKILELLKELQARLGMALLLISHDLNLVRRIAHHVCVMQSGRVVEQAPCEQLFRSPQHPYTQELLAAEPSGDPVPVEGSSEPLLEVKDLRVWFPIKKGLFRHTVDHIKAVDGVSFSLPKGQTLGIVGESGSGKSTLGLAILRLLASDGEIRFDGKALEQMSQRAVRPLRRQMQVVFQDPFGSLSPRMSVGQIVGEGLSIHAKGSATEQAQAIIDALVEVGLDPESRHRYPHEFSGGQRQRIAIARALVLKPDLILLDEPTSALDRTVQRQVVELLRSLQAKYNLTYLFISHDLAVVRALSHQMMVVKQGKVVEQGVAGSIFAAPQHQYTKQLLESAFMTPATDEQPEEGQAHGFSNR from the coding sequence ATGGCTGAAAACCTAATAGAGGTACGCGACCTCGCTGTTGAGTTCGTCACCGGCAGTCAACATCAGCGGGTCGTTGAAGCGGTGAGTTTTGATATCCGTAAGGGCGAAACGCTGGCGCTGGTTGGCGAAAGCGGGTCAGGTAAATCCGTCACGGCCCATTCGATCCTGCGCTTGCTGCCCTATCCGCTCGCGCAACACCCGGCCGGTACCATTCATTACGCGGGTGAAGACCTCCTCAAGGCAACCGAAAAACGCATGCGTGGCATACGCGGCAACCGTATCGCGATGGTTTTTCAAGAACCGATGACATCGCTCAACCCGCTGCATACCATCGGTAAACAGATCAACGAAGTGCTGGAAATACACAAAGGGCTTAACGGGAAGGCCGCCACCGCACGCACCCTTGAGCTTCTCGAATTGGTTGGTATTCCCGAACCCGCCAAGCGTATCCGGGCCTATCCCCATGAACTGTCCGGTGGTCAGCGACAGCGCGTGGTGATTGCCATGGCGTTGGCAAACGAACCCGAACTGCTCATCGCTGACGAACCGACCACTGCACTCGACGTAACGGTCCAGCTGAAAATACTGGAGCTTCTCAAGGAGCTTCAGGCTCGCCTGGGCATGGCGTTGCTGCTGATCAGCCATGACCTCAATCTCGTTCGCCGTATTGCTCATCACGTATGTGTCATGCAGAGCGGACGCGTCGTCGAACAAGCACCTTGCGAACAGTTGTTTCGCTCGCCGCAACATCCTTACACGCAGGAGCTGCTCGCAGCGGAGCCTAGCGGCGATCCGGTGCCGGTTGAGGGTTCATCCGAGCCACTACTGGAAGTGAAAGATTTGAGGGTTTGGTTTCCGATCAAGAAAGGTCTGTTTAGGCATACCGTCGACCACATCAAAGCGGTTGATGGTGTCAGCTTCAGCCTTCCGAAGGGGCAAACGTTAGGCATCGTCGGCGAAAGCGGCTCTGGAAAATCCACGCTAGGGTTGGCGATTCTTCGGTTGCTTGCCAGCGATGGCGAGATCCGCTTTGACGGAAAGGCACTAGAACAAATGTCGCAGCGTGCCGTACGCCCGCTTCGACGGCAGATGCAGGTGGTGTTTCAGGACCCATTCGGCAGCCTGAGCCCTCGCATGTCGGTAGGCCAGATAGTCGGAGAAGGGCTCAGCATTCATGCAAAGGGGTCTGCCACGGAACAAGCGCAGGCGATTATCGATGCGCTGGTCGAGGTTGGGCTCGACCCGGAAAGCCGTCATCGCTACCCCCATGAGTTTTCCGGGGGACAGCGGCAACGGATTGCCATAGCTAGGGCATTGGTACTCAAGCCTGATTTAATCCTGCTTGATGAACCAACCTCGGCACTGGACCGAACCGTACAACGGCAAGTGGTTGAGCTACTACGCTCGCTACAGGCCAAATACAACCTGACGTACCTGTTCATCAGCCACGATCTGGCGGTAGTGCGGGCGCTGAGCCACCAGATGATGGTGGTCAAGCAAGGTAAGGTCGTAGAACAGGGGGTAGCCGGATCTATCTTTGCCGCCCCTCAACATCAATATACAAAGCAGTTGCTGGAGTCTGCATTTATGACCCCAGCCACTGATGAACAACCAGAAGAGGGACAAGCACATGGGTTTTCTAACCGGTAA
- the lon gene encoding endopeptidase La: MKTTIELPLLPLRDVVVYPHMVIPLFVGREKSIEALESAMAGDKQILLLAQRNPADDDPAEEGLYRVGTVATVLQLLKLPDGTVKVLVEGEQRGVIDRFFDVDDHCRAEVSLIDESDIDEREAEVFTRSLLSQFEQYVQLGKKVPTEVLSSLASIDEPARLVDTMAAHMALKIEQKQAILEITDLPARVEHVLALLDAEIDLLQVEKRIRGRVKKQMERSQREYYLNEQMKAIQKELGDIDEGHNEIDDLKKRIENAGLSKDAYTKATAELNKLKQMSPMSAEATVVRTYIDWLVNVPWKAASKVRLDLAKAEEVLDTDHYGLEEVKDRILEYLAVQKRVKKLKGPVLCLVGPPGVGKTSLAESIARSTNRKFVRMALGGVRDEAEIRGHRRTYIGSMPGRLIQKMSKVGVRNPLFLLDEIDKMGNDMRGDPASALLEVLDPEQNHNFNDHYLEVDYDLSDVMFLCTANSMNIPAPLLDRMEIIRLPGYTEDEKINIAIRYLVPKQVQANGLKKTELLFEEDAIRDIIRYYTREAGVRSLERQVAKVCRKVVKEHAAEKSFEVKISAESLEHYLGVRKFRYGLAEQQDQVGQVTGLAWTQVGGELLTIEAAVVPGKGRLTKTGSLGDVMGESITAALTVVRSRAKSLGIAVDFHEKQDIHIHVPEGATPKDGPSAGVGMCTALVSALTQIPVRAEVAMTGEITLRGQVLAIGGLKEKLLAAHRGGIKTVIIPEENQRDLKEIPENIKQDLQIKPVKWIDEVLQIALQYAPEPLPDAAPDIVAKDDKRESDSKERISTH; the protein is encoded by the coding sequence ATGAAGACAACCATCGAATTGCCCCTTTTGCCGCTGCGCGACGTAGTGGTCTACCCGCACATGGTGATTCCGCTGTTCGTTGGCCGGGAAAAGTCCATCGAGGCGCTTGAATCTGCCATGGCTGGCGACAAGCAGATCCTGCTCTTGGCTCAAAGGAATCCAGCCGATGATGACCCCGCTGAAGAGGGGCTTTACCGGGTGGGTACCGTGGCCACCGTTCTGCAGCTGCTCAAATTGCCGGATGGCACCGTTAAGGTGCTTGTCGAGGGCGAACAGCGTGGCGTGATAGATCGGTTCTTCGACGTGGATGACCATTGCCGTGCCGAGGTGTCTTTGATTGATGAATCGGACATCGACGAGCGCGAAGCGGAAGTCTTCACCCGCAGTCTGCTGAGTCAGTTTGAACAATACGTTCAGCTCGGTAAGAAAGTACCTACCGAGGTGCTCTCATCGCTTGCGAGCATTGATGAACCAGCGCGCCTGGTCGATACCATGGCTGCGCATATGGCGCTCAAGATCGAGCAAAAGCAGGCAATTCTTGAGATCACCGATCTGCCTGCCAGAGTGGAGCATGTACTGGCACTGCTTGACGCCGAAATCGATCTTCTGCAAGTGGAGAAGCGCATTCGCGGCCGGGTCAAGAAGCAGATGGAGCGCAGCCAGCGAGAGTACTATCTGAACGAGCAGATGAAGGCTATTCAGAAGGAGCTCGGCGATATCGACGAGGGCCATAATGAAATCGATGATCTGAAGAAGCGCATTGAAAATGCTGGGCTGAGCAAGGACGCCTATACAAAGGCGACGGCTGAACTGAACAAGCTCAAGCAGATGTCGCCGATGTCAGCTGAAGCGACTGTGGTCAGGACCTACATCGATTGGTTGGTTAATGTGCCATGGAAAGCGGCTAGCAAGGTGCGTCTCGATCTGGCCAAGGCCGAGGAAGTGCTCGATACCGATCACTACGGTCTTGAGGAAGTTAAAGACCGGATTCTTGAATACCTCGCGGTTCAAAAACGAGTAAAGAAGCTCAAGGGGCCAGTGTTGTGCTTGGTCGGCCCGCCCGGGGTCGGCAAGACTTCGTTGGCCGAATCCATCGCGCGCTCGACTAACCGAAAGTTTGTCCGCATGGCGTTGGGCGGCGTGCGCGACGAGGCTGAGATACGTGGTCACCGCCGTACCTATATCGGGTCGATGCCGGGTCGGTTGATTCAGAAAATGAGCAAGGTGGGTGTCCGCAACCCGTTATTCTTGCTCGATGAGATCGACAAGATGGGTAACGACATGCGGGGCGATCCTGCTTCGGCGCTACTCGAGGTGCTTGATCCCGAGCAAAACCATAATTTCAACGACCATTACCTCGAGGTTGATTACGACCTGTCTGACGTAATGTTTCTTTGTACCGCTAACTCCATGAATATTCCGGCGCCCTTGCTGGACCGTATGGAGATCATCCGCCTTCCCGGCTACACCGAAGACGAGAAGATCAATATCGCGATTCGCTACCTCGTTCCGAAGCAGGTGCAGGCCAACGGACTGAAGAAGACCGAGCTCTTGTTTGAAGAAGACGCCATTCGGGACATTATTCGCTATTACACCCGGGAGGCGGGTGTCCGCAGTTTGGAACGTCAGGTGGCGAAGGTTTGCCGTAAGGTCGTCAAGGAGCATGCGGCAGAGAAAAGCTTCGAAGTGAAAATTTCCGCCGAGTCCCTTGAACACTACCTTGGCGTACGCAAGTTCCGATACGGATTGGCCGAGCAGCAAGATCAGGTCGGTCAGGTGACAGGCTTGGCTTGGACGCAAGTGGGCGGTGAGTTGCTGACTATTGAAGCCGCAGTAGTTCCAGGTAAGGGTCGATTGACCAAGACCGGTTCGTTGGGCGATGTGATGGGCGAATCGATTACGGCAGCACTAACAGTCGTACGCAGTCGAGCAAAAAGCCTGGGTATCGCTGTCGACTTCCACGAGAAACAGGACATTCATATCCATGTGCCAGAGGGTGCCACGCCCAAGGATGGACCGAGTGCCGGCGTCGGAATGTGCACCGCGCTGGTATCAGCGCTGACACAGATTCCCGTCCGTGCTGAAGTGGCGATGACTGGCGAGATCACCTTGCGTGGACAAGTGTTGGCAATCGGTGGTTTGAAAGAAAAATTGCTTGCTGCGCATCGTGGCGGTATCAAAACGGTGATCATCCCGGAAGAGAACCAGCGTGATCTGAAAGAGATTCCTGAGAATATTAAGCAGGACCTGCAGATTAAACCGGTGAAGTGGATTGACGAAGTCCTCCAAATTGCGCTGCAATACGCGCCGGAGCCCTTGCCCGATGCGGCTCCCGATATTGTTGCAAAGGACGACAAGCGCGAGTCTGATTCCAAGGAGCGAATTAGCACGCATTAG
- a CDS encoding microcin C ABC transporter permease YejB: MLAYVFRRLLLIIPTLFGILLINFIIIQAAPGGPVEQAIAKLEGFEGATSRIAGGGSEVATGSNSYRGAQGLDPDLIAEIERLYGFDKPAPERFWIMLSNYLRLDFGESFFRDATVTELIIEKMPVSISLGLWSTLIMYLASIPLGIAKATRHGTPFDVWTSSAIIVGYAIPAFLFAILLIVLFAGGSYWNWFPLRGLTSGNFDELTLTGKIIDYFWHLALPVTALVIGNFATLTLLTKNSFLDEINKQYVITARAKGLSKNRVLYGHVFRNAMLIIIAGFPSAFIGMFFTGSLLIEVIFSLDGLGLLSFEAAINRDYPVVFGTLFLFTLLGLVVKLIGDLTYTLVDPRIDFESREA, from the coding sequence ATGCTCGCGTATGTTTTCCGGCGACTGCTGCTGATCATTCCGACGCTGTTTGGCATCTTGCTGATCAACTTCATCATCATTCAGGCGGCACCAGGCGGCCCGGTTGAGCAAGCAATCGCGAAGCTTGAAGGTTTCGAAGGGGCGACAAGTCGCATCGCCGGAGGTGGCTCCGAAGTGGCCACTGGCAGTAACAGCTATCGGGGCGCACAAGGCCTGGATCCGGACCTGATCGCAGAGATCGAGCGCCTGTACGGCTTCGATAAGCCAGCACCGGAGCGGTTCTGGATCATGCTGAGCAACTACTTGCGTCTGGACTTCGGGGAAAGCTTCTTCCGTGACGCCACCGTGACCGAACTGATCATCGAAAAGATGCCGGTGTCGATCTCGTTGGGGCTGTGGAGCACGCTAATCATGTATCTGGCCTCGATACCACTGGGCATTGCCAAAGCCACCCGGCACGGCACCCCTTTCGACGTCTGGACCAGTTCCGCGATCATCGTCGGTTACGCAATTCCGGCGTTTCTATTCGCCATCCTTCTAATCGTGTTGTTCGCGGGTGGCAGCTACTGGAACTGGTTTCCGCTGAGGGGACTGACCTCCGGCAACTTTGACGAGCTGACACTGACCGGCAAGATCATCGACTATTTCTGGCATTTGGCGCTGCCGGTCACCGCGCTGGTGATCGGGAATTTTGCAACACTGACCTTGCTGACAAAAAATAGCTTCCTTGACGAGATCAACAAACAGTACGTGATCACAGCACGGGCAAAAGGCCTGAGCAAAAATCGTGTGCTGTATGGCCACGTCTTCCGCAACGCGATGCTTATCATCATTGCGGGCTTCCCGTCGGCGTTCATCGGCATGTTCTTCACCGGCTCGCTGCTGATCGAAGTGATCTTCTCGCTCGATGGGCTGGGGTTGCTCAGTTTTGAAGCGGCCATCAATCGGGACTATCCGGTCGTGTTCGGCACCCTCTTCCTGTTCACCCTGCTCGGCCTGGTCGTCAAGCTGATTGGTGATCTGACGTACACACTCGTGGACCCACGTATCGATTTTGAAAGCAGGGAGGCTTGA
- the hupB gene encoding nucleoid-associated protein HU-beta, which translates to MNKSELIDAIAASADIPKAVAGRALDAVIESVTGALKAGDSVVLVGFGTFAVKERAARTGRNPQTGKPINIAAAKIPGFKAGKALKDAVN; encoded by the coding sequence GTGAACAAGTCGGAACTGATCGATGCCATCGCTGCATCTGCTGATATCCCGAAAGCTGTTGCTGGCCGCGCGCTGGATGCAGTGATTGAATCTGTCACTGGCGCTCTGAAGGCTGGTGATTCCGTGGTGCTGGTTGGTTTCGGTACTTTCGCTGTCAAGGAACGCGCCGCTCGCACTGGCCGTAACCCGCAAACTGGCAAGCCGATCAACATTGCGGCTGCCAAGATCCCGGGCTTCAAAGCTGGCAAGGCTCTGAAAGACGCTGTCAACTAA